A section of the Pristiophorus japonicus isolate sPriJap1 chromosome 4, sPriJap1.hap1, whole genome shotgun sequence genome encodes:
- the LOC139262842 gene encoding protocadherin-10-like → MAFTLNHSVSQWHVLYLMLVYVSDLVCGNSRYSIPEELELGAVVGNLAEDLGLDAKQLSIRRFRIVSDYKRQYLDVNVNTGMLFIKEKMDREQLCEQNLTCVLKLEAVMENPFNLYRVDVEVLDINDNPPVFRRNELHVEIPEYLSAGARFQIQSAHDPDVGTNGVRTYRLSESEHFILELKTGNKQTVTPELVLQRSLDREQQAIHQLTLTAFDGGNPEKSGTSQIIISVSDVNDNAPVFEQTLYEIITAENVPNGSLIAKIKAIDTDEGLNGEIIYSLSDETPERVGRLFRINPQNGEIRVADIVDFEEANAYEMSVEATDRGPHAVPVHSTVLIKIMDVNDNAPEITVTSNSSTIPEDSPLKTAVALLKITDRDSEERGNVHCYIAKNIPFNLDNSFNNYYTVVVAGHIDRENVPEYNITITCRDRGSPPLSKHKTIRVQISDVNDNPPRFTQPSFTMYVTENNRIGASIGSVSAFDPDFGENSNLSYSILDSPIHGLPASTFISINSASGVMFAHRSFDYEQLKHFQLSVQVKDAGSPPLSCNVTVNVIIVDQNDNAPVILSPLANRGSETEETMPRSADPGYLVARITATDADSGQNAHLFYQLLQPTEESLFTVSPDTGDLWTIRRFAFKDSPNQKLVILVRDNGKPSLSSTVRINLSVLEINTENASTIGRLGDTEPWTSDLRRYLIISFAAISLVFLMAIIVLAIKVHKGRNGLNDCSCSWPAVMQKDSRHGMHKAGVNLQAPPPHFTGVYESDTLRQAFRYEVCPDATMNDLMFLKLDGPAAPMINIKTGSCIPQGNENTQHSAIKGSMDAAEIYGNRQWDLEQSSIDSCSPGQYGVGMVTAVKSEVEPDPRRLVEIHSHAL, encoded by the exons ATGGCCTTCACGCTAAACCACAGTGTGTCGCAGTGGCACGTCCTTTATTTAATGCTGGTCTATGTCTCGGATTTAGTTTGTGGGAATAGTCGTTACTCAATTCCTGAAGAATTAGAGCTGGGTGCTGTTGTTGGAAACCTTGCTGAGGACCTGGGCTTAGATGCGAAGCAGCTTTCCATCCGCCGGTTTCGGATTGTATCGGATTACAAAAGGCAATATCTAGACGTCAATGTAAACACCGGGATGTTGTTCATAAAAGAGAAAATGGACAGGGAGCAGCTTTGTGAACAAAACCTCACGTGTGTGCTGAAGTTGGAGGCTGTGATGGAAAATCCATTTAACCTCTATCGCGTGGATGTTGAGGTCCTCGACATAAATGACAATCCACCCGTCTTCCGGAGAAATGAATTACATGTAGAAATCCCCGAATATTTGTCGGCTGGAGCGCGATTCCAAATCCAGAGCGCGCACGATCCGGACGTTGGAACCAACGGTGTGCGGACCTACCGACTGAGCGAAAGTGAGCACTTTATTTTAGAACTAAAAACAGGCAATAAGCAAACTGTCACCCCGGAATTAGTACTTCAACGATCTCTCGACCGAGAGCAGCAGGCAATTCATCAGTTAACACTGACTGCATTTGATGGTGGGAATCCTGAGAAATCCGGAACCAGCCAAATTATTATCAGTGTATCTGATGTGAACGATAATGCTCCGGTCTTTGAACAGACCCTGTATGAGATCATTACTGCAGAAAACGTGCCGAACGGTTCCTTAATAGCGAAGATAAAAGCCATTGACACAGATGAAGGCCTAAACGGTGAGATAATTTATTCTCTCAGCGACGAAACTCCAGAGAGAGTGGGTCGCCTGTTTAGGATAAACCCCCAAAATGGGGAAATCCGTGTCGCTGATATTGTGGACTTTGAAGAGGCAAATGCTTATGAAATGTCGGTAGAAGCTACTGACAGAGGTCCACATGCTGTGCCAGTACACTCTACCGTCTTGATAAAGATTATGGATGTTAATGATAACGCTCCTGAAATAACTGTAACTTCTAACTCCAGTACGATCCCAGAGGATTCTCCTTTAAAAACGGCAGTAGCTCTTTTAAAAATAACAGATCGGGATTCTGAAGAAAGGGGAAATGTTCACTGTTATATCGCTAAAAACATTCCCTTTAATCTTGACAACTCATTCAATAACTATTACACAGTAGTGGTTGCTGGTCACATAGACCGTGAAAATGTGCCTGAGTACAACATTACAATCACATGCAGAGATCGAGGCTCGCCTCCCCTATCTAAACACAaaacgatccgagttcaaatctcagaTGTAAATGATAACCCGCCGCGCTTTACGCAGCCTTCCTTCACCATGTATGTGACAGAGAATAACCGTATCGGTGCTTCTATTGGTTCCGTGTCAGCCTTTGATCCAGATTTCGGTGAAAATTCAAATCTGTCTTATTCCATTTTGGACAGCCCAATACATGGCTTGCCTGCGTCCACTTTCATCTCAATAAATTCAGCCAGTGGGGTGATGTTTGCTCACCGCTCGTTTGATTACGAACAACTGAAGCATTTTCAGCTTTCTGTGCAAGTAAAGGATGCTGGATCCCCTCCGCTCAGCTGCAATGTAACAGTCAATGTGATCATCGTAGATCAGAACGATAATGCCCCTGTGATCCTATCGCCTTTGGCAAATAGAGGTTCGGAAACAGAGGAGACAATGCCCCGATCCGCTGATCCGGGTTACTTAGTTGCTAGGATCACGGCCACTGATGCAGATTCTGGGCAGAACGCACACCTTTTCTATCAACTTCTTCAGCCTACTGAGGAAAGCCTGTTTACTGTATCCCCGGATACAGGTGACCTCTGGACCATTCGACGTTTTGCATTCAAAGATTCACCCAACCAAAAACTCGTAATCTTGGTCAGGGACAATGGAAAGCCATCTCTTTCATCCACAGTCCGCATCAATTTATCAGTGTTGGAGATTAATACTGAAAACGCATCAACTATCGGCAGGTTGGGTGATACCGAACCATGGACGTCCGATTTAAGACGTTATTTGATTATCTCCTTTGCTGCCATCTCGTTAGTTTTTCTAATGGCTATTATAGTCCTCGCAATTAAGGTCCACAAAGGCCGGAATGGACTGAATGATTGCAGTTGTTCTTGGCCCGCGGTGATGCAGAAGGATTCACGGCATGGAATGCATAAGGCTGGTGTGAATCTTCAGGCACCGCCACCACATTTCACAGGTGTCTACGAGAGCGACACCCTCCGTCAAGCGTTTCGTTACGAAGTGTGCCCCGATGCAACCATGAATGATTTGATGTTTCTAAAATTGGACGGCCCTGCTGCACCGATGATTAATATCAAGACGGGGTCCTGCATCCCGCAAGGAAATGAAAACACGCAGCATTCTGCAATTAAGGGAAGTATGGATGCGGCGGAG ATATATGGAAACCGGCAGTGGGATTTGGAGCAATCTTCAATTGATAGTTGCTCTCCAGGACAATACGGGGTAGGGATGGTCACTGCGGTTAAAAGCGAGGTGGAACCTGACCCCAGAAGACTCGTGGAGATACATTCACATGCCTTATAG
- the LOC139262421 gene encoding protocadherin-10-like, with amino-acid sequence MRQLNLQYVRPEMAYTLNHRLSHWYVLYLMLVYITDSVWGNSHYSIPEELELGAAVGNLAKDLGLDARQLSARRFRIVSENKSQYLDVNLNTGMLFIKENLDREQLCEQRLTCVLMLEAVMENPLKLYRVEVEVLDINDNPPVFHRKEFHLEIPEIVSAGARFQLQSAHDPDAGSNSVRTYRLSTNEHFTLELNTDNNHDITPELILRRSLDREQQAIHQLTLTAIDGGNPEKSGTSQIIISVSDVNDNAPVFEQTVYEITTAENVPNGSLIAKVTAIDTDEGLNGEIIYSLSHRTPERVRRLFQVNSRNGEITVVGIVDFEEAKDYRMSVQATDRGSHAVPVHCTVLIKIMDVNDNVPEITVTSNSSPIPEHSSLETAVALLKTIDLDSEERGTVHCYIAKNIPFRLDNSFNNYYTVVLAGHIDRENVAEYNITITCRDGGSPPLTNHKTIRVQVSDVNDNPPRFTQPSFTMYVTENNRIGASIGSVSAVDPDFGENSNLSYSILDSLLHGLPASTFLSINSASGVMFAHRSFDYEQLKLFQLSVQVKDAGSPPLSGNVTVNVIIVDQNDNAPVILSPLPNRGSETEETMPRSADPGYLVARITATDADSGQNAHLFYQLLQPTEESLFTVSPDTGDIWTIRRFGVKDAPKQKLVILVRDNGKLSLSSTVRINLSVLESNTVNAATIGRLDSEPWTSDLRRDLIISFAAISLVFLMAIIILAIKVHKGRNGLNDCSSSWPELMQKDSRYGMHKAAVNLQAPPAHFTGVYESETLPQAFRYEECPVPTMNDMFLKLDGPAAPMINIKTASCVGQENGKIQNSAIKGTMESAEVRCVFNRFRIHDHMHTYTKTCY; translated from the coding sequence ATGCGGCAATTAAATTTGCAGTACGTTCGTCCAGAAATGGCCTACACGCTAAACCACCGTCTGTCGCATTGGTATGTCCTTTATTTAATGTTGGTCTACATCACGGATTCAGTATGGGGGAATAGTCATTACTCGATTCCTGAAGAATTAGAGCTGGGTGCTGCTGTCGGAAATCTTGCTAAGGACCTGGGCTTAGATGCGCGGCAGCTTTCAGCGCGCCGGTTTCGGATTGTATCGGAGAATAAAAGCCAATATCTAGACGTCAATTTAAACACCGGGATGTTGTTCATAAAAGAGAACTTAGATAGGGAACAGCTTTGTGAACAAAGGCTCACGTGTGTACTGATGTTGGAGGCTGTGATGGAAAACCCATTAAAGCTCTATCGCGTGGAAGTTGAAGTACTCGACATAAATGACAATCCACCCGTCTTCCATAGAAAGGAGTTCCACTTAGAAATCCCCGAAATTGTGTCAGCCGGAGCGCGATTCCAACTCCAGAGCGCGCATGATCCCGACGCTGGAAGCAACAGTGTTCGGACCTACAGACTGAGCACAAATGAGCACTTCACTTTAGAATTAAACACGGATAATAACCATGATATCACCCCAGAGTTAATACTTCGACGTTCTCTGGACCGAGAGCAGCAGGCAATTCATCAGTTAACGCTGACGGCAATTGATGGTGGGAATCCTGAGAAATCCGGAACCAGCCAAATTATTATCAGTGTATCTGATGTGAACGATAATGCTCCTGTCTTTGAACAGACCGTGTATGAGATCACAACTGCAGAAAACGTACCGAACGGTTCTTTAATAGCGAAGGTAACCGCCATTGACACAGATGAGGGCCTAAACGGCGAGATAATTTATTCTCTCAGCCATCGAACGCCAGAAAGAGTTCGTCGCCTGTTTCAGGTAAATTCCAGAAATGGGGAAATTACAGTCGTTGGTATTGTGGACTTTGAAGAGGCAAAGGATTATCGGATGTCGGTACAAGCTACTGACAGAGGTTCACATGCTGTGCCAGTACACTGTACCGTCTTGATTAAGATTATGGATGTTAatgataacgttccggaaataactGTAACTTCTAATTCCAGTCCGATCCCAGAGCATTCTTCTTTAGAAACTGCAGTGGCTCTTTTAAAAACAATAGATCTGGATTCAGAAGAAAGGGGAACTGTTCACTGTTATATCGCGAAAAACATTCCATTTCGTCTTGACAACTCTTTCAATAACTATTACACAGTGGTGCTTGCTGGTCACATAGACCGGGAAAATGTGGCAGAGTACAACATTACAATCACATGCAGGGATGGAGGCTCCCCTCCACTAACTAACCACAAAACGATCCGAGTTCAAGTCTCAGATGTAAATGATAACCCGCCACGCTTTACGCAGCCTTCCTTCACCATGTATGTGACAGAGAATAACCGTATCGGTGCTTCTATTGGATCCGTGTCAGCCGTTGATCCAGATTTCGGTGAAAATTCCAACCTGTCTTATTCCATTTTGGACAGTCTGTTACATGGCTTGCCTGCATCCACTTTCCTTTCAATAAATTCAGCCAGTGGGGTGATGTTTGCTCACCGCTCGTTTGATTACGAACAACTAAAGCTTTTTCAGCTTTCTGTGCAAGTAAAGGATGCTGGTTCTCCTCCGCTCAGTGGCAACGTAACAGTCAATGTGATCATCGTAGATCAGAACGATAATGCCCCTGTGATCCTATCACCCTTGCCAAACAGAGGTTCGGAAACAGAGGAGACAATGCCCAGATCCGCTGATCCGGGTTACTTAGTTGCTCGGATCACGGCCACTGATGCAGATTCTGGGCAGAACGCACACCTTTTCTATCAACTTCTTCAGCCTACTGAGGAAAGCCTGTTTACTGTATCACCGGATACAGGTGACATCTGGACCATCCGACGTTTTGGAGTCAAAGATGCACCCAAGCAAAAACTCGTAATCTTGGTCAGGGACAATGGAAAGCTGTCTCTTTCATCCACAGTCCGCATCAATTTATCAGTGTTGGAAAGTAATACTGTGAATGCAGCAACTATCGGCAGGTTGGATTCCGAACCGTGGACCTCCGACTTAAGACGTGATTTGATTATCTCCTTTGCTGCCATCTCGTTAGTTTTTCTAATGGCTATTATAATCCTCGCAATTAAGGTCCACAAAGGCCGGAATGGACTGAATGATTGCAGTTCTTCTTGGCCCGAGTTGATGCAGAAGGATTCGCGATATGGAATGCATAAGGCTGCTGTGAATCTTCAGGCACCACCAGCACATTTTACAGGTGTCTACGAGAGCGAAACCCTCCCTCAAGCGTTTCGCTACGAAGAATGCCCAGTTCCAACTATGAATGATATGTTTCTAAAATTGGATGGCCCTGCTGCACCGATGATTAATATCAAGACGGCGTCGTGCGTCGGGCAAGAAAATGGAAAGATTCAGAATTCTGCAATTAAGGGAACTATGGAATCGGCAGAGGTGAGATGTGTTTTTAATCGTTTCCGAATCCATGACCATATGCATACTTATACCAAAACCTGCTACTAA